In the genome of Magnolia sinica isolate HGM2019 chromosome 2, MsV1, whole genome shotgun sequence, one region contains:
- the LOC131237875 gene encoding probable apyrase 7 produces MGTHQNQHCLKIIIFLIVSVLIVIRIHHSFRSTRTFISKSSYYTVVLDCGSTGTRVNVYEWLQNSTNDGDLPIMLHSFPDNSTKSPLGLDACRYHCIQTEPGLDKFLHNSSGLSAALEPLLLWAEHQVPSQRHEETPIFLLATAGLRRLASEDADWVLRNAEAVLKKHRFVYRRNWIRVLTGKEEAYHGWVALNYKMGRLGNSSVGPTLGVLDLGGSSFQVVMDVGESRKNQHFFESEIGSLGHQLLAYSLPAFGLNAAFDRSIVILSEEHMGGDSSDAAYELRHPCLYSGFIQNYTCYGCHIWLSATNPLNVSGTIQNHQPSTFYLVGDPDWERCQDIARATAINSSRSDWWQLSADMDCEAHSSSRSANSLSSTNSSRPTARFHALSGFFAVYNMLNLNPKANITELMERGQQLCSRSWNDMERTYGTRFYMEQSCFRVLYLASLIEDGLCLNDAEIIFGPGDVSWTLGAALVEGGDFWLGRTEMLASSFSMISMEVVFSPTFLFALFLCLAFIVYCWNRKSSATALPNLTLSKRGPAGVISLPSYIYPKRQLK; encoded by the exons ATGGGCACCCACCAAAATCAGCACTGCCTGAAGATTATCATCTTCCTAATAGTTTCTGTGCTGATTGTGATTCGTATCCATCATTCATTTAGATCAACAAGAACTTTTATATCCAAATCATCATACTACACGGTGGTTTTGGATTGCGGAAGCACTGGTACACGAGTGAATGTGTATGAATGGTTACAAAACAGCACGAATGATGGGGACCTGCCAATTATGCTGCACTCTTTTCCTGACAATTCAACCAAGAGCCCTCTTGGACTTGATGCTTGCCGGTACCACTGCATACAAACGGAGCCTGGTCTCGATAAATTTCTTCACAATTCTTCGGGTCTAAGCGCCGCATTGGAGCCATTGCTCCTTTGGGCAGAGCATCAGGTACCTTCTCAAAGGCATGAAgaaactcccatctttcttttaGCCACTGCTGGATTACGGAGGTTGGCGAGCGAAGATGCTGATTGGGTATTGAGGAATGCAGAAGCTGTTTTGAAGAAACACCGGTTTGTATACAGAAGAAATTGGATCAGGGTACTAACTGGCAAAGAAGAGGCTTACCACGGATGGGTTGCTCTTAACTATAAGATGGGGAGGTTGGGAAAttcttcagtggggcccactttaggagTTCTTGATTTGGGGGGTTCTTCTTTTCAAGTGGTTATGGACGTAGGCGAATCAAGAAAAAATCAGCATTTCTTTGAATCGGAAATTGGTTCACTTGGGCACCAGCTCTTAGCATACTCGTTGCCAGCATTTGGTCTGAATGCTGCGTTTGATCGGTCAATTGTCATTCTTAGTGAAGAGCACATGGGTGGCGATAGTTCTGATGCTGCCTATGAACTCAGACATCCTTGTCTCTATTCGGGATTTATACAAAACTATACTTGCTACGGCTGCCATATTTGGTTGAGTGCCACCAATCCACTCAATGTGAGCGGTACAATACAGAATCATCAGCCTTCAACATTTTATCTAGTTGGTGATCCTGATTGGGAACGATGCCAGGATATTGCAAGGGCTACTGCAATCAACTCAAGCCGTTCTGATTGGTGGCAGCTGTCTGCAGATATGGACTGTGAAGCACACTCTTCTTCTAGAA GTGCCAATTCACTCAGCTCGACAAACTCGTCCCGTCCAACTGCTCGCTTTCACGCTTTATCAGGATTTTTTGCTGTCTACAACATGCTGAATTTGAATCCTAAAGCCAATATTACAGAACTTATGGAAAGAGGCCAGCAATTGTGTTCAAGATCATGGAATGACATGGAAAGAACCTATGGGACACGATTTTACATGGAGCAATCATGTTTCCGCGTTCTGTATTTGGCTTCACTCATTGAGGATGGTTTGTGTCTGAATGATGCAGAGATAATTTTCGGTCCTGGGGATGTTTCTTGGACGTTAGGAGCTGCGCTAGTTGAAGGTGGAGATTTTTGGTTGGGCAGAACAGAAATGTTAGCTAGCAGTTTTAGCATGATCAGTATGGAGGTTGTCTTTTCACCCACTTTTCTGTTTGCACTGTTTTTGTGTCTTGCATTCATTGTTTATTGTTGGAACAGAAAGTCGAGTGCAACAGCATTGCCGAATCTGACATTGAGCAAAAGAGGTCCTGCGGGTGTGATATCATTGCCATCTTATATTTATCCAAAAAGACAATTGAAATGA